In a genomic window of Chroicocephalus ridibundus chromosome 18, bChrRid1.1, whole genome shotgun sequence:
- the LOC134524873 gene encoding olfactory receptor 14J1-like — ITHFLLLAFADTQELQLLHFWLFLAIYLAALLGNGLIITAVACDHRLHTPMYFFLLNLALLDLGCISTTLPKAMANSLWNTRDISYSGCAAQLFLFLLLISSEYYLLTVMAYDRYVAICKPLHYGSLLGSRACVHMAAAAWGSGFLNALLHTANTFSIPLCQGNALDQFFCEIPQILKLSCSDADYLREGGLLVFAAFVSFACFLFIVVSYVQIFRAVLRIPSEQGRHKAFSTCLPHLAVVSLFLSTATFAYLKPSSISSPVLDLVMSILYLVVPPAVNPLIYSMRNQELRDALRK; from the coding sequence atcacccacttcctcctgctggcattcgcagacacgcaggagctgcagctcttgcacttctggctcttcctggccatctacctggctgccctcctgggcaatggcctcatcatcactgccgtagcctgtgaccaccgcctccacacccccatgtacttcttcctcctcaacctcgccctcctcgacctgggctgcatctccaccactctccccaaagccatggccaattccctctggaacaccagggacatctcctactcgggatgtgctgcccagctctttctctttctgcttttgatatcatcagaatattatcttctgacagtcatggcctacgaccgctacgttgccatctgcaaacccctgcactatgggtccctcctgggcagcagagcttgtgtccacatggcagcagctgcctggggcagtggctttctcaatgctctcctgcacacggccaatacattttcaataccgctctgccaaggcaatgccctcgaccagttcttctgtgaaatcccccagatcctcaagctctcctgctcagacgcagactacctcagggaaggcGGGCTTCTTGtgtttgctgcctttgtttcttttgcctgttttcttttcattgtggtgtcctatgtgcagatcttcagggctgtgctgaggatcccctcagagcagggacgacacaaagccttttccacgtgcctccctcacctggccgtggtctctctgtttctcagcactgccacatttgcctacctgaagccctcctccatctcctccccagtacTAGACCTAGTGATGTCCATTCTGTACTTggtggtgcctccggcagtgaaccccctcatctacagcatgaggaaccaggagctcagggatgccctgaggaaa